One genomic segment of Sebastes fasciatus isolate fSebFas1 chromosome 17, fSebFas1.pri, whole genome shotgun sequence includes these proteins:
- the LOC141754559 gene encoding uncharacterized protein LOC141754559, whose amino-acid sequence MEVVKIEQVIVGGEKRAASTEVKPEPVVAPLQSYQHESLQCFQCFITFCNSKAKERHMRKSHRDQYKQLLQQTNTVFICYKCDKSFQYSEELTQHQATHSTEEKPFVCVYCQKNFFTFSELNKHRRNECIERRCPCQDCGAFFPSAARLRNHRIAVHPEAPLVADDLNTYQCCKCSRGFQTEEELLQHQERFANDINCDVKPQGKKRGRKPKNAAQGGMAEMKKIKQEEEEEYNDSTTEGCPSSELQPELKIPCSETNCDLIFPSVTALRAHKREAHGPTPRNAHACTECDESYARSEQLKAHMAKEHHSGYNCPTCGKCFARESTLKIHQNTHTEGEEAAEKR is encoded by the exons ATGGAAGTGGTGAAGATAGAACAGGTCATTGTTGGGGGTGAGAAGAGAGCCGCTTCAACGGAGGTGAAGCCTGAGCCTGTGGTCGCCCCTCTGCAGTCAT ATCAGCATGAGagtctgcagtgttttcagtGCTTCATCACCTTCTGTAACTCCAAAGCCAAGGAGAGACACATGAGGAAGAGTCACCGGGACCAGTACAAGCAGCTCCTGCAGCAG ACTAATACAGTCTTCATTTGCTATAAGTGTGACAAGAGCTTCCAGTATTCTGAGGAGCTCACCCAGCACCAGGCCACCCACAGCACAGAGGAGAAGCCCTTCGTTTGTGTTTACTGCCAGAAAAACTTCTTTACCTTCAGCGAG CTGAACAAACACAGACGAAATGAGTGCATAGAACGACGGTGTCCCTGCCAGGACTGTGGCGCTTTCTTCCCCAGTGCTGCACGCCTTCGCAACCATCGCATCGCAGTGCACCCCGAAGCCCCCCTAGTGGCTGATGACCTCAACACCTACCAATGCTGCAAATGTAGTCGTGGTTTCCAGACAGAAGAAGAGCTTCTGCAGCACCAGGAGAGATTTGCCAATGATATAAACTGTGACGTTAAGCCGCAAGGCAAAAAGCGTGGCCGGAAACCCAAGAACGCAGCTCAAGGAGGGATGGCTGAGATGAAGAAGATCaaacaagaagaggaagaagaatacAATGACTCTACAACAGAGGGTTGCCCCTCCAGTGAGCTGCAGCCGGAGCTCAAGATCCCCTGTTCCGAAACAAATTGTGACCTCATATTCCCTTCTGTGACAGCCCTGCGGGCACACAAGAGGGAGGCACACGGGCCTACCCCTCGCAATGCTCATGCATGCACAGAGTGCGATGAGAGCTACGCTCGGTCTGAGCAGCTCAAAGCACACATGGCCAAGGAGCACCACTCTGGATACAACTGCCCCACCTGTGGAAAGTGCTTTGCACGAGAGAGCACCCTAAAGATCCACCAGAACACCCACACTGAAGGAGAGGAGGCAGCAGAAAAAAGATAA
- the ndufv1 gene encoding NADH dehydrogenase [ubiquinone] flavoprotein 1, mitochondrial isoform X1: MLRHESAAFILTLQGRMLSLSRAVVCAVARAPAAVSQGGVTAITRFNSTAQSAPKKTTFGPLADEDRIFTNLYGRHDWRLKGAMRRGDWYKTKEILLKGVDWILNEVKGSGLRGRGGAGFPTGMKWSFMNKPSDGRPKYLVVNADEGEPGTCKDREIMRNDPHKLVEGCLVAGRAMGARAAYIYIRGEFYNESSNLQVAINEAYAAGLIGRDSCGTGYDFDVFVMRGAGAYICGEETALIESLEGKQGKPRLKPPFPADVGVFGCPTTVANVETVAVAPTICRRGGSWFLGFGRERNSGTKLFNISGHVNHPCTVEEEMSVPLKDLIERHAGGVRGGWDNLLCVIPGGSSTPLIPKNVCEEVLMDFDGLLQAQTGLGTAAIIVMDKSTDIIRAIARLIEFYKHESCGQCTPCREGVDWMNNMMWRFVKGDAKPSEIDMIWELSKQIEGHTICALGDGAAWPVQGLIRHFRPVMESRIAEHQQQQQQQQARV; encoded by the exons ATGTTACGTCATGAATCTgctgcttttattctgacattACAAG GAAGGATGCTGTCCCTCTCTCGAGCAGTGGTGTGTGCGGTGGCCCGTGCTCCAGCTGCTGTCAGTCAGGGTGGAGTGACCGCTATCACCCGATTCAACAGCACAGCACAG AGTGCTCCTAAGAAAACAACATTTGGGCCTTTGGCAGATGAGGACCGAATTTTCACAAACCTTTATGGCCGCCATGACTGGAG GCTGAAGGGGGCAATGAGGCGTGGCGACTGGTACAAAACTAAGGAGATCCTTTTGAAGGGAGTCGACTGGATCCTCAATGAAGTTAAAGGTTCTGGCCTGCGTGGGAGAGGTGGAGCTGGTTTCCCTACTGGCATGAAGTGGAGTTTCATGAACAAGCCCAGCGATGGCAG GCCAAAGTATCTGGTGGTGAACGCAGACGAGGGAGAACCTGGCACCTGTAAGGACAGGGAGATTATGCGGAATGACCCCCACAAGCTGGTGGAGGGCTGCCTGGTGGCTGGGAGGGCCATGGGGGCGCGTGCTGCTTATATCTACATCAGAGGAGAGTTCTACAACGAGTCGTCCAACCTGCAG GTGGCTATCAATGAGGCCTATGCTGCTGGGCTCATTGGGAGAGACTCCTGTGGCACCGGTTATGACTTTGATGTGTTTGTGATGCGTGGTGCCGGAGCGTACATCTGTGGAGAGGAGACCGCTCTTATCGAGTCCCTGGAGGGAAAGCAGGGGAAGCCCCGTCTGAAGCCCCCATTTCCTGCTGATGTGG GTGTGTTTGGTTGCCCAACAACCGTTGCCAATGTGGAGACCGTAGCTGTGGCGCCCACCATCTGTCGTCGTGGCGGCTCGTGGTTTCTGGGCTttggcagagagagaaactctGGCACAAAGCTCTTCAACATCTCTGGCCACGTTAACCACCCCTGCACCGTAGAGGAGGAGATGTCCGTCCCTCTGAAAGACCTCATTGAGAGGCACGCAG GTGGAGTGCGTGGCGGTTGGGATAACCTGCTGTGTGTAATCCCCGGTGGCTCCTCAACACCCCTTATTCCCAAGAATGTATGCGAAGAGGTGCTGATGGACTTCGACGGCCTCCTCCAGGCTCAGACTGGCCTGGGCACAGCTGCAATCATCGTCATGGACAAATCT actgACATTATCAGAGCCATCGCCCGTCTGATCGAGTTCTACAAGCATGAGAGCTGCGGCCAGTGCACACCCTGCAGAGAAG GAGTGGACTGGATGAATAACATGATGTGGCGTTTTGTGAAAGGCGATGCAAAGCCATCAGAGATCGACATGATTTGGGAGCTCAGTAAGCAGATTGAGGGACACACTATCTGTGCCCTGGGAGATGGTGCAGCATGGCCAGTGCAG GGATTGATCAGGCACTTCAGGCCTGTGATGGAAAGCCGAATTGCtgaacaccagcagcagcagcagcagcagcaggccagGGTTTAA
- the ndufv1 gene encoding NADH dehydrogenase [ubiquinone] flavoprotein 1, mitochondrial isoform X2, whose translation MLSLSRAVVCAVARAPAAVSQGGVTAITRFNSTAQSAPKKTTFGPLADEDRIFTNLYGRHDWRLKGAMRRGDWYKTKEILLKGVDWILNEVKGSGLRGRGGAGFPTGMKWSFMNKPSDGRPKYLVVNADEGEPGTCKDREIMRNDPHKLVEGCLVAGRAMGARAAYIYIRGEFYNESSNLQVAINEAYAAGLIGRDSCGTGYDFDVFVMRGAGAYICGEETALIESLEGKQGKPRLKPPFPADVGVFGCPTTVANVETVAVAPTICRRGGSWFLGFGRERNSGTKLFNISGHVNHPCTVEEEMSVPLKDLIERHAGGVRGGWDNLLCVIPGGSSTPLIPKNVCEEVLMDFDGLLQAQTGLGTAAIIVMDKSTDIIRAIARLIEFYKHESCGQCTPCREGVDWMNNMMWRFVKGDAKPSEIDMIWELSKQIEGHTICALGDGAAWPVQGLIRHFRPVMESRIAEHQQQQQQQQARV comes from the exons ATGCTGTCCCTCTCTCGAGCAGTGGTGTGTGCGGTGGCCCGTGCTCCAGCTGCTGTCAGTCAGGGTGGAGTGACCGCTATCACCCGATTCAACAGCACAGCACAG AGTGCTCCTAAGAAAACAACATTTGGGCCTTTGGCAGATGAGGACCGAATTTTCACAAACCTTTATGGCCGCCATGACTGGAG GCTGAAGGGGGCAATGAGGCGTGGCGACTGGTACAAAACTAAGGAGATCCTTTTGAAGGGAGTCGACTGGATCCTCAATGAAGTTAAAGGTTCTGGCCTGCGTGGGAGAGGTGGAGCTGGTTTCCCTACTGGCATGAAGTGGAGTTTCATGAACAAGCCCAGCGATGGCAG GCCAAAGTATCTGGTGGTGAACGCAGACGAGGGAGAACCTGGCACCTGTAAGGACAGGGAGATTATGCGGAATGACCCCCACAAGCTGGTGGAGGGCTGCCTGGTGGCTGGGAGGGCCATGGGGGCGCGTGCTGCTTATATCTACATCAGAGGAGAGTTCTACAACGAGTCGTCCAACCTGCAG GTGGCTATCAATGAGGCCTATGCTGCTGGGCTCATTGGGAGAGACTCCTGTGGCACCGGTTATGACTTTGATGTGTTTGTGATGCGTGGTGCCGGAGCGTACATCTGTGGAGAGGAGACCGCTCTTATCGAGTCCCTGGAGGGAAAGCAGGGGAAGCCCCGTCTGAAGCCCCCATTTCCTGCTGATGTGG GTGTGTTTGGTTGCCCAACAACCGTTGCCAATGTGGAGACCGTAGCTGTGGCGCCCACCATCTGTCGTCGTGGCGGCTCGTGGTTTCTGGGCTttggcagagagagaaactctGGCACAAAGCTCTTCAACATCTCTGGCCACGTTAACCACCCCTGCACCGTAGAGGAGGAGATGTCCGTCCCTCTGAAAGACCTCATTGAGAGGCACGCAG GTGGAGTGCGTGGCGGTTGGGATAACCTGCTGTGTGTAATCCCCGGTGGCTCCTCAACACCCCTTATTCCCAAGAATGTATGCGAAGAGGTGCTGATGGACTTCGACGGCCTCCTCCAGGCTCAGACTGGCCTGGGCACAGCTGCAATCATCGTCATGGACAAATCT actgACATTATCAGAGCCATCGCCCGTCTGATCGAGTTCTACAAGCATGAGAGCTGCGGCCAGTGCACACCCTGCAGAGAAG GAGTGGACTGGATGAATAACATGATGTGGCGTTTTGTGAAAGGCGATGCAAAGCCATCAGAGATCGACATGATTTGGGAGCTCAGTAAGCAGATTGAGGGACACACTATCTGTGCCCTGGGAGATGGTGCAGCATGGCCAGTGCAG GGATTGATCAGGCACTTCAGGCCTGTGATGGAAAGCCGAATTGCtgaacaccagcagcagcagcagcagcagcaggccagGGTTTAA